A window of the Equus asinus isolate D_3611 breed Donkey chromosome 20, EquAss-T2T_v2, whole genome shotgun sequence genome harbors these coding sequences:
- the LOC106825776 gene encoding ral guanine nucleotide dissociation stimulator-like, with protein sequence MSRVQDQGPGTHAEGSMASLTLSLTLQEATSLWETLEMDPWIAQERQQWQKFQVIKRIQLLQEAANECHLQPEEHFGAWFQAMEPLHEEESYSLSCQLEPPNMKVSKMRGFFRTKKNRPSSRLGLTAMPLARSHHTLDATTSSASSGAGTWLGPSWCTRPALPTRM encoded by the exons ATGTCCAGGGTCCAAGATCAAGGGCCTGGGACACATGCGGAAGGGAGCATGGCCTCCCTGACCTTGTCCTTGACGCTGCAGGAAGCGACCTCTCTGTGGGAGACCCTGGAGATGGATCCCTGGatagcccaggagaggcagcagtggcag AAATTCCAGGTCATTAAAAGGAtccagctgctccaggaggctgccaATGAATGCCACCTGCAGCCCGaggagcactttggggcctggttccaggccatGGAGCCCCTCCATGAGGAAGAGAG ctacagcctgtcctgccagctggagcccccaAACATGAAGGTGAGCAAAATGCGAGGCTTCTTCAGGACCAAGAAGAACCGGCCATCCTCAAGATTGGGGCTGA CTGCCATGCCCTTGGCAAGGAGCCATCACACTCTAGATGCCACCACAAGCTCAGCCTCTTCAGGCGCAGGGACATGGCTGGGACCCTCGTGGTGCACCAGGCCAGCTCTTCCCACCCGGATGTGA